In a single window of the Terriglobus roseus genome:
- a CDS encoding sensor histidine kinase has protein sequence MRRLWPRTFFAQLVLGTILVQTLMLGVFLTWVVISQRNLAQERTSARIAGQLQRLSMASARQLARGDLSSLQDILELAEIAPTIQATRLTDLAGKTLAVSNAGRDRGLDAQELKVLPTATTQQIFKIRNGQPEAVTPVLWNGKAIALLWLEPNPSISFSTANTVARIALTYGAFALLANLLPIFLFTQAMTRPLRRLSSATQSVVRNAGREDVFPLPVTTANEAGVLTVNFNTMVRELEEQRSGLLETLALLDSMLGNAPIGFAFFDRDFRFVRLNGFFTEMSGQTHAAHIGARVVDIHAGDFGRHLQRCVAAVFQNGKAMRDVELAAEPTGDGMPRRTWLMNFYPVRTQADAVRWVGVIVSEITDRLAAEEKLRKTEKLAAAGRLAASVAHEINNPLEAVTNLLYILRHHQPMDEQAVLYIEMAQGELARVAEITQQTLRFYRQSVSRSRTDIAEVMTSIVTLYQPRMTAARVTVVKDFREGTELLCFGGEIRQLLANLIVNAVDAMQAGGILSLRARHGSGRLQDGAWGEGVHVSVADTGMGMSPQTMAKIFEAFFTTKQATGTGLGLWVSEEIIRKHGGSIRVRSRQGEHSGTCFWMFFPYAAAVDGKAVETAPASSLSN, from the coding sequence CCAGCGCGCGCATTGCCGGTCAGCTCCAGCGCCTTTCGATGGCCAGCGCGAGGCAGCTGGCGCGAGGCGATCTATCGAGCCTGCAGGACATCCTTGAGCTCGCGGAGATCGCACCGACCATTCAGGCAACGCGGTTGACCGACCTGGCAGGCAAGACGCTTGCGGTTAGCAACGCCGGTCGCGATCGCGGACTGGACGCGCAGGAGCTCAAGGTGCTGCCAACTGCCACGACGCAGCAGATCTTCAAGATCAGGAATGGCCAGCCGGAGGCTGTTACACCAGTCCTTTGGAATGGCAAGGCGATCGCCCTGTTGTGGCTGGAACCGAATCCCTCCATTTCGTTCAGTACGGCAAATACCGTTGCGCGCATCGCTCTGACCTATGGAGCGTTTGCCCTGCTGGCGAACCTCCTGCCCATCTTCCTGTTTACGCAGGCGATGACGCGGCCGCTGCGCCGGCTGAGCAGCGCCACGCAGAGTGTCGTTCGTAACGCTGGGAGAGAGGATGTCTTTCCCTTGCCGGTCACTACTGCGAACGAAGCCGGCGTGCTGACAGTGAACTTCAACACGATGGTGCGTGAGTTGGAAGAGCAGCGCAGCGGTCTGCTGGAGACACTGGCGCTGCTTGATTCCATGCTTGGAAATGCACCCATCGGATTCGCGTTTTTCGACAGGGATTTTCGTTTCGTCCGATTGAATGGATTCTTTACAGAGATGTCCGGTCAGACACATGCGGCGCACATCGGTGCTCGGGTCGTCGACATTCACGCGGGTGACTTCGGACGCCATCTGCAACGCTGCGTGGCTGCGGTCTTTCAGAACGGGAAAGCCATGCGTGATGTCGAGCTCGCCGCGGAGCCGACGGGCGACGGCATGCCCCGCCGTACATGGCTGATGAACTTCTATCCCGTTCGCACGCAGGCCGATGCGGTGCGCTGGGTAGGTGTCATCGTTTCGGAGATCACGGACCGGCTGGCCGCGGAAGAGAAGCTGCGCAAGACCGAGAAGCTGGCAGCGGCGGGGCGCTTGGCCGCCAGCGTTGCGCACGAAATCAATAACCCGCTCGAGGCCGTTACGAACCTGCTCTACATCCTTCGCCATCACCAGCCGATGGACGAACAGGCGGTGCTCTACATCGAGATGGCGCAGGGTGAGCTGGCGCGTGTGGCCGAGATCACGCAACAGACCCTCCGCTTCTACCGGCAGTCCGTCTCACGCAGCCGGACGGACATCGCCGAGGTGATGACCTCCATCGTGACGCTCTATCAGCCACGTATGACAGCAGCCCGCGTCACCGTTGTGAAGGACTTCCGCGAAGGCACGGAGTTGCTCTGCTTCGGCGGTGAGATCCGGCAACTGCTGGCTAACCTGATCGTCAATGCCGTCGATGCCATGCAGGCGGGCGGCATCCTGTCGCTGCGCGCTCGTCATGGCAGCGGACGGCTGCAGGACGGCGCGTGGGGGGAGGGCGTGCATGTAAGTGTGGCCGACACCGGCATGGGGATGTCGCCGCAGACCATGGCGAAGATCTTCGAGGCCTTCTTCACGACCAAGCAGGCTACGGGAACGGGTCTTGGACTTTGGGTCAGTGAAGAGATCATCCGCAAGCACGGTGGCAGCATCCGCGTGCGCAGCCGCCAGGGCGAGCACAGCGGCACCTGCTTCTGGATGTTCTTTCCGTACGCTGCGGCTGTCGATGGGAAAGCCGTGGAGACTGCCCCGGCTAGCAGCCTTTCGAACTGA